The Nostoc sp. 'Lobaria pulmonaria (5183) cyanobiont' DNA window TTATCCTCCAGAAATCCTCAATCGTCCCATTTGTACCCAAGCACGTTTAAACAGTGATGCCTCCAGCAGCCAAATTCACGACGAAGTGAACAGTTTATTGCAATCTGCTCTTAGCATTTATGAAATTAAAACAGATGTTTTAGAGCAATTGCAGCCTACCCACATTCTCACTCAAGACCAGTGCGACGTTTGTGCTGTCAGCTTACACGATGTTGAAAAGGCAGTTGCTACACTCATTGACAGTAAACCTCAGATTATTTCTTTACAACCCAATATTCTCCAGGATGTTTGGGCTGACATTGAGCGAGTCGGCAATACCTTTGGCGTAGACTCGGTAAAAGTCTTAGGAAATTTAGAAGCTCGCGTCAAAATTTGTCAGCAAAAAATCCAAGGACTTTCTTTAGATGAAGTGCCTACTGTCGCCTGTATCGAGTGGACTGATCCTTTAATGGTCGCCGCTAATTGGATTCCTGAATTAGTTAACTTAGCAGGAGGACAGTCTCTATTTTGCGCTACAGGTCAGCCTTCTCCGATCTTGCCGTGGGAAACACTATTAACAACTAATCCCGATGTAATTGTTTTTATGCCTTGTGGCTTTGATTTAAATCGTACTCGCCAAGAAGCCAATTTATTAACTCAACGTCCAGAGTGGGAAAAACTACACGCTACCGAAGCTGGTAGAGTCTACATTACTGATGGCAATTCTTACTTCAATCGTCCAGGACCGCGACTGGTAGATTCTCTAGAAATTTTGGCAGAGATTTTGCATCCAGAAATTTTTCAATACGGCTACAAAGGAACTGGTTGGGAACCTTTGTAAAGAAGAATTCACAACTCAGGAGTCAGAATTCAGTATGAATTCAAGTCCGGCTGAGTGAGATTGGTTCAAAACCTTGGCGCGTTCCAATCGCCCACGAACAATAATTCTGATTTCTGGATTCTGAATTCTTCTCTAAGGTGTTTGTTCAGAATCTACCGATGGTTCATTGTTAAATAACAGCAGGCGTGCAGCAAGAATGGCAAATCCGACAGCCGCGATCGCTTTTAAAACACGTGTAGGTAATAATTCGGCTACTGCACCCCCTGCTAACGATCCCAACAGGCTTGTCAACAGCAATGCGCCTGCTGCACCAAAAAATACTGCACGTGGAGAATTAGAACGTCCTGAAAGTGCGATCGCCGCTAGCTGACTTTTGTCACCCAATTCTGATAAAAAAACCGTAATAAAGCTCAGTCCTAAAAGATGCCAATCCATATTATTTAGGGGGGAGATTAATGACCAATAACTAATGACTAATGACCAATAAATACATCCCAAAATAGCATTAGAGAAATTACCAACAGCATTACGCCGGCTGATTTTTCTACAGTTTTTGGGCTGAGTCGATTGGCTATCCAACTACCTAAAAGCACACCTAATAAGCTGGTAGTTATTAGCGCCGCCGCAGATCCAATAAATACCACCCACGGCGAATGAGATTGTGCGCTCATTAACAGAGTGGATAGCTGAGTTTTATCTCCAATTTCTGCTAGAAAAATAGTTACAAAAGTCGTACCAAAAATTACTAACGCTGATTGCTGCTTTTGAGGACTATCGGCAATTACAGGCTGAACTGACGAAGCGATCGCGGGAGTTAAGTTAAAATCATTGCTGTCTTCCAGTTCTAGCTCGATCTCAGTCTGAGATATGCCAGAAATCTCCAAAGGTACAGAGTCAAGTTTCACAGGTAGTAGTTTTGGTTGCAAGGGTCTTTTCATATTTCTATCATTTTCTCAGATTTTTGTCATAAATTGCAACCCACACAAAAAAGGAGGTTGGGTGTCAAAGGCCAACAGCTTTGTCGAAGCGTAGTATTTCTAAACTGCGATCGCCATAAACTCCTTCTATTTGCTGGCGACAGCAGTCAATAGCAAAATCGTTGACTTCTTCTGGTTCAACCCCATACATATCTTGAAACACTTCTGATTCCACACGGCAGAAGCGCGGACGATTGGGGTAGATGCGACATTCTCGCGTGGTGTGGTCGAAATTAACGCACCATCCCCCTTCGCC harbors:
- a CDS encoding cobalamin-binding protein, with the translated sequence MTDSDVRIVSLIPGGTEILATLGLVNAIVGRSHECDYPPEILNRPICTQARLNSDASSSQIHDEVNSLLQSALSIYEIKTDVLEQLQPTHILTQDQCDVCAVSLHDVEKAVATLIDSKPQIISLQPNILQDVWADIERVGNTFGVDSVKVLGNLEARVKICQQKIQGLSLDEVPTVACIEWTDPLMVAANWIPELVNLAGGQSLFCATGQPSPILPWETLLTTNPDVIVFMPCGFDLNRTRQEANLLTQRPEWEKLHATEAGRVYITDGNSYFNRPGPRLVDSLEILAEILHPEIFQYGYKGTGWEPL
- a CDS encoding TMEM165/GDT1 family protein, which translates into the protein MDWHLLGLSFITVFLSELGDKSQLAAIALSGRSNSPRAVFFGAAGALLLTSLLGSLAGGAVAELLPTRVLKAIAAVGFAILAARLLLFNNEPSVDSEQTP
- a CDS encoding TMEM165/GDT1 family protein, producing MKLDSVPLEISGISQTEIELELEDSNDFNLTPAIASSVQPVIADSPQKQQSALVIFGTTFVTIFLAEIGDKTQLSTLLMSAQSHSPWVVFIGSAAALITTSLLGVLLGSWIANRLSPKTVEKSAGVMLLVISLMLFWDVFIGH
- a CDS encoding YkgJ family cysteine cluster protein, which produces MSTWQCVKQCGACCNLDPAERPDLEEYLSPPELELYLSMVGEGGWCVNFDHTTRECRIYPNRPRFCRVESEVFQDMYGVEPEEVNDFAIDCCRQQIEGVYGDRSLEILRFDKAVGL